Genomic DNA from Maribacter dokdonensis DSW-8:
AACAAACTTTGAAGGTATGCCCAGAACAGCTTCTCCGTGTATCTTGTTCTTGGTCGCGGTACGTTGTTTTAAATAGATATCCAATAACCGGAACAACTGTAAGCATTCGCTCTGGATATCCGTCAAGGCATTGTAAATAGGTACCTCGTTGACCAGTGCATATTCACATATAGCCTTGGCATCGCTCTTATCCGTTTTTACTTTAGCCAGTTTCATTTGAATGAAACGTTTTACGGATAATGGGTTTACTACTGAAACTATTACCCCATTTTTGTAAAGAAACTGGGCAAGTCTATAATGATAATAACCGGTAGCTTCCATAACGACCAATGAACATTTGGGCAGTTCCTTAAGGAATTTCTTAAATCCAGTTTCATCGTTCTTATACTGGTCGTGACCTTTGTTACTACCATGTACATCAAAGACATCTTTACTGATGTCGACTCCAAAAGTTTCTTTATATTTATTCATAAGATATGTTTTACGAAAGAACCGGCTACTTCTGCTCACAACAACTTGAAAACGAGATCTAAGGTCTCACAGAACTGAACGTGATCTAAGTAGTAAAAGAGAGAGGATTATCAATGTTGTCGAAGTCTAAAGCTTCACCGTATATAGTAACCTTAATTCTCTCTTTTGTTCTTTCTAGTTATATCAACAATTTACTGAGAATCAAACTTAAGACGTGTATAAAACATAGCTAACAAGTGCTAAACCGAAAGGTTTGTTTATATTTAGAACGTCCGCCAAACTTTTAATTTGGCTTTTAAAAAGAAGAAAAATTAAAAACAAAATATAAAAATTCAGCTCTGTGTTTATCCGAAAAGTTAGTGTCTTTTTGCACGCTACGTTTCATACACAAGTCCGTTGGCAATAATATATCACTCATATTTTTGTTTGAGTCTGGATAAATTAACGCCGTTATAAAATGATTTTAATTCACAAATGAGTTTGGTTGTAAAGTAGACGAAAAAGTAATTTATACAAGGTTAATATTTAAAAAGAAAAAATGAAAAAAGTTTACGTGGCAAGTTGGATTCTAATGATAATTTTCAGTTGCTCAAAAGATGATTTGGAAGCAGATTTGGAAAGTATAGAATACTCTTGCTGTGACTCAAATCCTTTCGATAATGTAAATGTTAACAATCTAGACCAATCGAGAGGAGAAATAGCATTTTTTGGTTTCGTAAGTCCTAATAATGATGGAATAAATGATTTTTGGACTATTCGAAATTTAGACTTATACGAGAACTTTAATCTTCAAATATTTGATTTAAATGAAAAAATCGTCTTCCAAGCTGACAATTCCAATACGGAATCTATTGTTTTCTTCCCTCAAAATGGAGAATTTGAAGACAGAGATAGAGTTTTACGATATAAACTGGTAATAGATGATGAATCTATATATTCAAATCAGGGCTATTTCTGCCTGTTCACCGGAACAAGTAAAAGATCAGCTGGTAAATGTAGTTCTTTATTTCCTGATCCAATTTTTGACTAACATTTTTTGATTTGAAACAACATTAAATACTATTGCCAACAGAACCTAAACGTAATGCGGATTTTAGGGCAAAAAGAAAGGTCTGTGTATATTTATGATGTCGCTAAATCTTATGGATTTAGCTATGGAACAAAAAAGAAAAAGCAAAACAATAAGCTTTAGCTTCATGCGCAGACGGAAACGAAAAGTTTCCTTACCTCCGCACTACGCTTAGCTTAAACGTTGTACACCATTTGAATGAACATTGAGAATTTAATAGAAGATTACAAAAGACAAACAAAAATTTGCTCTGAAATTGACTATTCGGATAAGGATTCTGTGAAGAAAAATAATAAAGCAGTCAACCGAATGTATCAAATCGTAGAATTGATTTCGGAAAGTAATAACCAAAATGAAATTGAGCAATTTTCAAAATTACTAAAGGACGAAAAAAATCGAACTAACCTTTGGTCAGCTGTTCATTTATTAGAAAAATTAAGCTTCGACAAGAAGACTGAAAAAGAAGCTTTAAAAATCATAGAAAAAGTAGCTAAAGGAAATACAAGTGAAGCTATGGGATTTCAATATTGGCTGAACGATTATAAATCAAAATAATCTTATGAGTTGGGACATTGTACTTTTTAATTCAAAACAGAAAATAGAATCAGTTTCGGAATTGGATGAAAACCAGCTCGAACCGACCGATTTTGATACAATTTTGGAACAGTCATTTGACCAAATTAATAAAGATGATAATCACCGAGAAATAATCGGAACTGATTTTACAATTGACTTTTTTGTCCATAATAAACCTGTGAGCAATACAATGTTGAATTTATATGGAGAAAATGGACTTTTTGAATTAATTGAATTGGCGAAAAAGCATAATTGGCAGATTTACGACTCTGGAATTGGAGAAATGATTGACTTGGAAAATCCAGAGAAAAACGGATTTGAAAATCACAGAAAATATGTGGAACATATACTCAATCGGAAATAAAAAACGGTGTACAACAACGTTGTTGTAACACGTTTTTTATTCCGCTAAATATTGTATTCAGTTCTATTTCTCTTTTTTCAATTCCGTCCATTTTGTCAATTTTCTGTCCGAATATTTTATGCAAAAAACCTCTTTTTGTAAAGTCATAAGAATAGCTGAAGTTCGAGTCAAATTCCGCAATGTAAAGTTTCGATTTCAGAATTTTGCTGTTTTTCACGAACTGAACTTCTTTACCTTTTAATCCATTTTTGAGAATTGAGAGAATTCCGTTTCGATTCCGTTCATTAAATTCCAACGCTGGATTTCCATACGTTTTTCCGTCGTCGCTAAAATGGTGTTGGTAAAAATATTCTCCCTCAACATATTTATTATAACCTGGAATAGTCGGATTAAAAATCTGTAAATAAATCAGAGAGTTTGTTTCCAAATATCCAACTCTAATTTTGGTCAAAGAGTTTTTATCAGTCGATTTAAATGTCTCTATTTCGGTTTGATTTATCAATTCAGACGTTGAGTTTTCAAATTGTCCGCTGTCAATTAAAACTTGGTTAATAAACTCTTTCCAATTTCTGAATTCCTGCATTTTCTTGATTTCGTCAAATGTGTTACAACGTTAAATATATGGCAAGTTGGGCAGAAAATAAACGATTATTCTCGGTTTATCCACAAGCCAAATCTTTTATTTTGTTTTAATTTTTCTCTTTAACGCCAAATCAAAAGATTTGGCGACTTTGCAAATTGACAATATCCTTTTGATTAAATACCAATAGCCCTATTTGCTATATATCGTGTTAGCACCAGTATTTTTATCTTTCAATTCCAATTTTTTTACTTTCCATTCCCCATTTTCTTTCTTCAGTTTTGAGGACACATTATAAACACCATTTTCAGAAACAAAAACTAATGATAATTCAGAACTTCCAGTGTCAGAACTCCATTTAGAGCTAACATTTCGTAAAATTCCGTAATGATTTATTTTTCCAGTTATTTTATTTATTTCAGAATTGTTTTCACAATAATTTTGAACTGTTTTTACAGGATCAGATTGTCCAATAGTTATAAATCCAATAAATACTAAAATCATTGAAAAGAGGAGTATCAGAGTATAAAATTTAAGTAAGTGTCTTATCATAATAAAGAATCCGTTAAATGGATTCTTTTTCATTTCATTGATTAAATGTCGATATATTTTGAAGAAATTCGGATAAAACCCTCTTTCCTCTTTATAGGATTTTAGCCAAAAATAAATTCCAATTCCAGTTGAAATAGCAGACAAAATCATTCCGAAAGTTGAAGCAGGCAGTATTCCTTTAGAATCTCCAATCCAAGATAAAACCCATAAAATGAATCCAGTCGTTAAAAATATTCGAAATAATGTTTTTGTGTTCAAGGTTGAGTTTATATTGGTGCTAACGCTTGAGCTAAGCGTAGTGCGGAAGGTAGGGAAACGTTACGTTTCCTTCTGCGCATGAAGCTAAAGCTTTTTGTTTAGTTTTATTTTTTCTTATCCAAAGCTAAATCGGAAAGATTTAGCGACATCATAAATATACACAGACCTTAGGACTTAGCCTTAAACTCCGCATTACGTTTAGCATTGATGAAAAAGCAGCAAGTCGAGTATCTTTAAAGTTCTCTAAAACAATAAGATATGAACACTCAACAAACTGCTTGCCCGAAGTTATACATTGGTATCGATATTCACAAACGAAGTTGGAAAGTACACTGTGCAACAGATCTGTTCGCTGGTAAGTCTTTCAGTATGTCGCCAGACCCAAAGCAATTACATAGTTATGTTTCAAAACATTTCAAGGAGTATGAAGTTACCGTAGCTTATGAAGCTGGTTGTTGCGGTTACCACGCTCATCGTTGTTTTGAGAGTTACGGTTGGCGAAGTCTGGTAGTCAATCCTGCAGACATTCATAGAAAGGGCAAAGAGAAACATACCAAGACCGATAAGATAGATGCGCAGTTGATAGCGAGAGAATTGAGGGATAACCGATTGCGGAGTATCATAGTGCCGGACAGGAAACGTGAAGAGCTTCGTAGTCTGTTCAGACGCAGGAATGACCTTGTAAAGGATTTCAGAAGGGTCAAGAGCTATATAAAGATGCAATTGTTGTATTTTGGAATCAGGGAACCTGAAGAGTTCGACAATGACCATTGGAGCCATAAGTACAGAAATTGGTTAGATGATATAATGTTCGAGTACCCAACGGCGAAGGCCACATTAGAGAGTAGAATGCGTTTTTTCCGTTTTGTGGACCAAGAGCTTCGCGATGTGTCCACACAGTTAAGAAGGTACTGTAAAGTGAATTATAAGAAGGATTATCTATTACTGAGAAGTATACCTGGTATCGGAGGTATCGTGGCCTGTGGCATATTATGTGAACTAGGGGAT
This window encodes:
- a CDS encoding IS110 family RNA-guided transposase; translated protein: MNTQQTACPKLYIGIDIHKRSWKVHCATDLFAGKSFSMSPDPKQLHSYVSKHFKEYEVTVAYEAGCCGYHAHRCFESYGWRSLVVNPADIHRKGKEKHTKTDKIDAQLIARELRDNRLRSIIVPDRKREELRSLFRRRNDLVKDFRRVKSYIKMQLLYFGIREPEEFDNDHWSHKYRNWLDDIMFEYPTAKATLESRMRFFRFVDQELRDVSTQLRRYCKVNYKKDYLLLRSIPGIGGIVACGILCELGDLRRFNNIKHLAGYVGLAPSMYQSGNSQRTMGMTPRANRLLRSYFVEASWQAIRADPVMQAYYRKHQGKNVKSIIVKVARKLLSRTLAVIKTEVPYTIGVIE
- a CDS encoding T9SS type B sorting domain-containing protein; this translates as MIIFSCSKDDLEADLESIEYSCCDSNPFDNVNVNNLDQSRGEIAFFGFVSPNNDGINDFWTIRNLDLYENFNLQIFDLNEKIVFQADNSNTESIVFFPQNGEFEDRDRVLRYKLVIDDESIYSNQGYFCLFTGTSKRSAGKCSSLFPDPIFD
- a CDS encoding IS110 family transposase; amino-acid sequence: MNKYKETFGVDISKDVFDVHGSNKGHDQYKNDETGFKKFLKELPKCSLVVMEATGYYHYRLAQFLYKNGVIVSVVNPLSVKRFIQMKLAKVKTDKSDAKAICEYALVNEVPIYNALTDIQSECLQLFRLLDIYLKQRTATKNKIHGEAVLGIPSKFV